One genomic segment of Phalacrocorax carbo chromosome Z, bPhaCar2.1, whole genome shotgun sequence includes these proteins:
- the ISCA1 gene encoding iron-sulfur cluster assembly 1 homolog, mitochondrial → MASSVVRATVRAVSKRKIQATRAALTLTPSAVQKIKLLLKDKPEHVGVKVGVRTRGCNGLSYTLEYTKSKGDSDEEVVQDGVRVFIEKKAQLTLLGTEMDYVEDKLSSEFVFNNPNIKGTCGCGESFNI, encoded by the exons ATGGCCTCGTCGGTGGTACGGGCCACGGTGCGCGCCGTCAGCAAGCGCAAGATCCAGGCCACGCGCGCCGCGCTCACCCTG actccATCAGCTGTTCAGAAGATAAAACTGCTTCTTAAAGATAAACCTGAGCAT gtAGGCGTGAAAGTGGGTGTTCGTACAAGAGGATGCAATGGACTTTCTTACACGTTAGAATATACAAAATCGAAAGGAGACTCTGATGAAGAAGTAGTTCAAGATG GGGTTAGAGTGTTTATTGAGAAGAAGGCACAGCTGACACTTCTAGGAACTGAAATGGACTATGTGGAAGACAAACTGTCCAGTGAATTTGTCTTCAATAATCCAAACATCAAAGGAACATGTGGCTGTGGAGAAAGCTTTAACATCTGA